A genomic segment from Dethiosulfovibrio russensis encodes:
- a CDS encoding molybdopterin-dependent oxidoreductase, translated as MSQITLTIDGKICNGSAGQTILEVARANDIYIPTLCYLEGLSPIGACRMCVVEVEGNAKLLTSCTTPANDGMVVHTATDKLKAYRKEILELMFAGRNHFCMFCSQSGDCELQRLAIEHGMDSVRYPFLYAPFHNDTSKETIQMDHNRCILCLRCIRVCAEKVGAHTLDLEKRGWNTNVVADLGQLLGQSESCVDCGACAQVCPTGAITIRDFVYRGRRNDCDDVVESVCPLCSMGCKIKAYVRTGSVTRVEGTETSSPDGGQLCFKGRWELPKSTERDRVAVPMIREGSSFREASWEEALDLVATKIKGSAKDKVGALVSDLSSNEDLSSYAALFRYGLRLGKFDVFNGDVSRGFLKGMEPVAMQKVRPFTAAHNILESDVIMTVGADPQKEAPVVASYVRVGAIKNGASVINVSGDGAPFPGVTDSDLRVDESDMESFLGGLCAMVADVKSGKDIDTSKLADRFDLDAASVCEAVKLLAGAKKPVFVVGRKAAKFPKAVTAVTNVAIVSGGTFDDGLAVVPLMTSGNSLGTLHSMLGQESWLGEGDLDVLFVSSTGLVDEDPDTLDAMTKSRFTVVHTPFMVHPLVNMADVILPAQAWFEVGGHYCSLEGESRKAEVIVKPGDERLGVDEVVSGLAERLGVTLDRSCSVGPCESVFLSDVAPDKAKTVEL; from the coding sequence ATGAGTCAAATTACCCTGACCATAGACGGAAAAATCTGTAATGGGTCGGCGGGGCAGACCATCCTAGAGGTTGCCCGGGCCAACGATATATATATCCCCACCCTCTGCTACCTAGAGGGGCTCTCTCCTATAGGAGCCTGCCGTATGTGCGTCGTAGAGGTGGAGGGGAACGCGAAGCTTCTCACGTCCTGTACCACTCCCGCCAACGACGGGATGGTGGTCCATACCGCGACGGATAAGCTGAAGGCGTACCGTAAGGAGATTCTGGAGCTCATGTTCGCCGGCAGAAACCATTTCTGCATGTTCTGTTCCCAGAGCGGCGACTGCGAGCTTCAGCGTCTTGCCATAGAGCACGGAATGGACAGCGTCCGCTATCCCTTCCTGTACGCTCCCTTTCACAACGATACCAGCAAAGAGACCATTCAGATGGACCATAACCGGTGCATCCTTTGCCTTCGTTGTATCAGGGTCTGTGCTGAAAAGGTCGGTGCCCATACCCTCGACCTGGAGAAGAGAGGTTGGAATACCAACGTCGTCGCCGATCTCGGCCAGCTTCTGGGACAGAGCGAGAGCTGCGTAGATTGCGGCGCCTGTGCTCAGGTCTGTCCCACCGGTGCTATAACTATAAGGGACTTCGTCTACAGAGGCAGAAGAAACGACTGCGACGACGTGGTGGAGAGTGTATGTCCCCTCTGTTCCATGGGATGCAAGATCAAGGCCTACGTGAGAACCGGAAGCGTCACCAGGGTCGAAGGTACCGAAACCTCGTCTCCCGACGGAGGTCAGCTCTGTTTCAAGGGGCGCTGGGAGCTTCCCAAGTCCACCGAGCGAGACAGGGTCGCGGTTCCCATGATAAGGGAGGGGTCGTCCTTCAGAGAGGCATCCTGGGAGGAAGCACTCGATCTGGTCGCGACCAAGATAAAGGGTTCTGCCAAGGACAAGGTTGGGGCCCTCGTGTCCGATCTCAGCTCCAACGAGGATCTCTCCAGCTATGCGGCTCTATTCAGGTACGGCCTCAGGCTTGGTAAATTCGACGTCTTCAACGGCGACGTATCCAGAGGCTTCCTAAAGGGTATGGAGCCGGTGGCCATGCAGAAGGTTCGTCCCTTTACAGCAGCTCACAACATTCTCGAGTCCGATGTCATAATGACTGTAGGTGCCGATCCTCAGAAAGAGGCTCCCGTCGTGGCCAGTTACGTGAGAGTAGGTGCCATAAAGAACGGGGCTTCCGTGATCAACGTCTCCGGCGACGGAGCGCCTTTCCCCGGAGTAACCGATTCCGATCTCAGGGTAGACGAGTCGGATATGGAGTCTTTCCTCGGCGGCCTCTGTGCGATGGTGGCCGATGTGAAGTCCGGCAAGGACATAGATACCTCGAAACTGGCCGATCGTTTCGATCTCGACGCGGCTTCGGTGTGCGAGGCGGTCAAGCTTCTGGCCGGTGCGAAAAAACCGGTTTTCGTGGTCGGTAGAAAAGCGGCCAAGTTCCCCAAGGCCGTTACCGCTGTGACCAACGTGGCCATAGTCTCCGGCGGGACCTTCGACGACGGGCTGGCGGTGGTTCCTCTGATGACCAGCGGCAACAGTCTCGGAACCCTTCACTCCATGCTGGGGCAGGAGTCCTGGCTGGGAGAAGGGGACCTGGACGTCCTGTTCGTATCGTCGACCGGACTGGTCGACGAAGACCCGGATACGCTGGATGCCATGACCAAGAGTCGTTTTACCGTAGTTCACACTCCTTTCATGGTTCATCCTCTGGTGAACATGGCCGATGTCATCCTGCCGGCACAGGCTTGGTTCGAGGTCGGAGGGCATTACTGCAGTCTCGAGGGAGAGAGCAGAAAGGCCGAGGTCATAGTGAAGCCCGGCGACGAGAGGCTCGGGGTAGACGAGGTCGTAAGCGGATTGGCCGAAAGGCTTGGCGTGACCCTCGACAGGTCTTGTTCCGTCGGGCCCTGCGAGAGCGTCTTCCTGTCCGATGTAGCTCCGGACAAGGCTAAGACCGTGGAACTGTAG